A segment of the Cotesia glomerata isolate CgM1 linkage group LG2, MPM_Cglom_v2.3, whole genome shotgun sequence genome:
tgtcactttttacatagaaaaaaagtcaggattgaaatttttgagcttgctatagtttgtgctgataaaatttaataatttcaagtagattaattgttataattgaatataattaattaatatcagtaaaataaagcatgaattacagttataatataaaatttaggaacaagaattaccgtagaattaaataaaattttgcaacctcaaaataccgttctgcttacagtgaacacagtcggtagtctggcgctccgtttacaacggatttgaacggaacttgacgccagattctaccgaatctgtggattattTCAAGTCAAATTAGTGTTGAAAGTCTGAGTATATCAGCTGAAATTTGTACTCAAGGAAGCAGTTTATCTCGAACTGTCAGTAATTTTAGCGACAATGTATGTGATTACAATGATCATTCTTTAgagcgatttttgaaaattcctcttattgaaaaagacaggtaaaaattttctactgattaagtttttcatttactgagtgaaaacttacttaattatttttctatgcgtttaatttaaggttatattctgaaaaaaattatgaagtaaaaaaacttgatGAGAGCTATGCTGCCCTAGAGAATAAGTTCCAATCACAATTAGGAATAGTaccattttaaaatatcttcattttttcatattaatacCATCGATCGTTTGCTTTACAgatcaataaaaaagaagcTGCTTTCAATCTTACCCGACAGTTGGGAAGTCAGTCGTATAGCATCTGAATTTAACTGTTCTCGAAAAATGGTACTGaatcttaaaaatgatatcaGTGAATCTGAGAATGTTGATTTAGACTCTGGTGAAATGACTACTAATACTTTGAATCCCACAAAAGTTCCAGGCAATCAGCCGCTTAAGTTAGATGTAAAAAAACTtgtcattgatttttatgaaagcGAAGAAAACTCAAAACAATTAGCGGGCATGAAAGATTTTAAATCTGTGAAGGATTGTGATGGAAATCGAACTAGggtacaaaaaaaagttgattctttgtaatttaaaagaattgtaCCAAAGCTTCAAAGCGCAATTTAATTCAGTGGCAATCGGATTTTCTAAATTCGCTAGTTTAAGGCCTACTTATTGTATTATTGCTGGAAGTAGTGGTACACATGTCGTATGTGTTTGTACTATTCatcaaaatgtaaaattgatgttagaaGGTATTTGTGTATTTGACATTCTCTATAATTGTACTAAaactagttattaattttattacatttattcgatttaggatgtaattttccaaaattttcgaaaaacacCGATTGGGTTGTAGAATCTCAgccaatttacaaaaatttattaaataaattagtttgtaACAATCCAAAAGAATCGTGCTTTTCCAGAATGTGCAATAGTTGTccaaataatgaagaaatcgCTGATTATTTTCGTTTGTCATTTAATGAATCTGATGTTAATGAAATCCAATATAAAATGTGGACAATCAACAGACCGTTGTACTATTGTGAATGTTACTTCAGATTCCGAAGACTTCATCGAGACTTTAGTGACGCAACTTGATAAGcttttgaaaaatgattttattgcgAAAACACAAAGTCGATTTTTTTCTGat
Coding sequences within it:
- the LOC123258891 gene encoding uncharacterized protein LOC123258891 codes for the protein MEIELGYKKKLILCNLKELYQSFKAQFNSVAIGFSKFASLRPTYCIIAGSSGTHVVCVCTIHQNVKLMLEGCNFPKFSKNTDWVVESQPIYKNLLNKLVCNNPKESCFSRMCNSCPNNEEIADYFRLSFNESDVNEIQYKMWTINRPLYYCECYFRFRRLHRDFSDAT